A genomic window from Streptomyces brevispora includes:
- the eccB gene encoding type VII secretion protein EccB yields the protein MASRRDELNAYTFAKRRMVAAFLAPSPTGSDEGAPRPLRAVLPSMIAGALILAGFGAVGMFRPTAPMGWDRPGANVIVGKKSTTRYVVLTTGRGENSKTLLHPVLNLASARLLLTPQSDGVVQVADDILDAGKPPRGPLLGIPYAPDRLPEDKDAGTAKRWAVCVQPGGSGNTVQKAAFVLAERDNGLMEGANRLTEGQVLYVRGQDRTRYVVDARGTKYRIDETPADLGHLTGALVGSAQPQPVTDDWLATLHDGSPIAFPPIPGNAGAPAHVEGRLSARENRIGTVLRTRNGEGTAYYVVLGGKVQPVSEFTAWLLINSPQTAALDLNGEARAVGLQDFVPDPAPFTGQAAHWPAHRADRVNSTDASGSGRDTVCNVLRKADGNGVTTLSTWAGTSYPAAVGAGGTGTYVTPGSGLLYTQVRGRQTSPDGSLFLVTDTGLRYAVQANGDSDAERSGIGTGSTANGPDGRPEPSEAQIRLGYEKVTPALVPIEWSDFLSKGPRLDTNSARRPQGS from the coding sequence ATGGCATCGCGGCGGGACGAGCTCAACGCGTACACATTTGCGAAGAGGCGCATGGTTGCGGCATTCCTCGCACCCTCGCCGACCGGTTCCGACGAGGGCGCCCCGCGCCCGCTGCGCGCCGTCCTGCCGAGCATGATCGCCGGGGCCCTGATCCTCGCGGGCTTCGGCGCCGTCGGTATGTTCAGGCCGACCGCCCCCATGGGCTGGGACCGGCCCGGAGCCAACGTGATCGTCGGCAAGAAGTCGACCACCCGTTACGTGGTGCTCACCACCGGCCGGGGTGAGAACAGCAAGACCCTGCTGCACCCCGTGCTGAACCTCGCCTCGGCCAGGCTGCTGCTCACCCCGCAGAGCGACGGCGTCGTGCAGGTCGCCGACGACATCCTGGACGCGGGAAAGCCCCCGCGCGGACCGCTCCTCGGCATTCCGTACGCCCCCGACCGGCTGCCCGAGGACAAGGACGCCGGTACCGCGAAACGTTGGGCCGTGTGCGTACAGCCGGGTGGCAGCGGCAACACCGTGCAGAAGGCGGCCTTCGTCCTCGCCGAGCGGGACAACGGGCTGATGGAGGGCGCGAACAGGCTCACCGAAGGCCAAGTGCTCTACGTCAGGGGCCAGGACCGGACCCGCTACGTCGTCGACGCCCGCGGCACCAAGTACCGCATCGACGAGACCCCCGCCGACCTCGGCCACCTGACCGGCGCCCTCGTCGGCAGCGCACAGCCGCAGCCGGTCACCGACGACTGGCTGGCCACCCTGCACGACGGCAGCCCGATCGCCTTCCCCCCGATCCCCGGCAACGCCGGCGCCCCGGCGCACGTCGAGGGACGGCTCTCCGCGCGGGAGAACCGGATCGGGACCGTGCTGCGCACCAGGAACGGGGAGGGCACCGCGTACTACGTCGTCCTCGGCGGAAAGGTCCAGCCGGTCTCCGAGTTCACCGCCTGGCTGCTGATCAACTCCCCGCAGACCGCCGCCCTCGACCTGAACGGCGAGGCGCGCGCCGTCGGCCTCCAGGACTTCGTGCCCGACCCCGCACCCTTCACCGGCCAGGCCGCGCACTGGCCGGCGCACCGGGCCGACCGGGTCAACTCCACCGATGCCAGCGGCTCCGGCCGCGACACCGTCTGCAATGTGCTGCGCAAGGCGGACGGCAACGGCGTGACGACACTGAGCACCTGGGCGGGCACCTCCTACCCCGCCGCCGTCGGAGCGGGCGGCACGGGCACGTACGTCACTCCGGGCAGCGGCCTGCTCTACACCCAGGTCCGGGGCCGGCAGACCAGCCCGGACGGATCACTCTTCCTGGTGACCGACACCGGACTGCGGTACGCGGTTCAGGCGAACGGCGACAGCGACGCCGAGCGCTCCGGCATCGGCACCGGCTCCACGGCGAACGGGCCGGACGGACGCCCCGAACCCAGCGAGGCGCAGATCCGGCTCGGATACGAGAAGGTGACACCCGCCCTCGTCCCGATCGAGTGGTCGGACTTCCTGTCCAAGGGCCCCCGGCTCGACACCAACAGCGCCCGCCGGCCCCAGGGTTCCTGA
- the eccE gene encoding type VII secretion protein EccE yields the protein MASVTRTPPAGNVPPPEAPRPTAPVAGPGGSPGASGPRGPGGARRGGRAGHFGAFRLQQLVLFEIAAALLLCAWVVDPLLLAPAVVVAGALVLLAVVRRRRRSLPVWLLTVLALRARTRRAASAVLPAGTEPGFAPAVECEPALRTYSFRDRDRRPVGMIGDGTYLTAVLRIDSDTTALRPDRSVRPLPLVLVKDALDVDGIRLESAQIVQHTQPAPAPHLSERSVAARNYAPLQARTGSPAVRITWVALKLDPELCPEAVRARGGGLTGAQKCLVRTVDQLSSRLTGAGFGATVLTEQELHSAIATSVGAGPEAVARAGRSGTPVRRTAETSRTWRCDDRLHTTYRVRRWPQFGAGGAPMLQLVALLTSVPASATTFSLTLGHADRQEIPITGHIRITGCGEEELIAARTELERTARGVKTSLVRLDREQLPGVLATLPLGGTR from the coding sequence ATGGCTTCCGTGACGCGGACACCTCCGGCCGGGAACGTGCCGCCTCCCGAAGCCCCCCGGCCCACCGCACCCGTCGCCGGGCCCGGCGGTTCGCCCGGCGCTTCGGGCCCTCGCGGGCCGGGCGGCGCCCGGCGTGGCGGACGAGCCGGGCACTTCGGAGCGTTCCGATTGCAACAGCTCGTCCTGTTCGAGATCGCCGCCGCGCTGTTGTTGTGCGCCTGGGTCGTCGATCCCCTGCTGCTGGCCCCCGCCGTCGTGGTGGCCGGGGCGCTGGTGCTGCTCGCCGTCGTGCGCAGGCGTCGCCGTTCCCTTCCCGTGTGGCTGCTCACGGTCCTCGCGCTGCGGGCCCGTACCCGCAGGGCCGCGTCGGCGGTGCTGCCCGCGGGCACCGAGCCGGGGTTCGCGCCGGCGGTCGAGTGCGAACCGGCGCTGCGTACGTACTCCTTCAGGGACCGCGACCGGCGGCCGGTCGGCATGATCGGTGACGGTACGTATCTGACGGCCGTACTCCGGATCGACTCGGACACCACCGCGCTGCGGCCGGACCGGTCCGTGCGGCCGCTGCCGCTGGTGCTCGTCAAGGACGCGCTCGATGTCGACGGCATCCGGCTGGAGTCGGCGCAGATCGTGCAGCACACCCAGCCGGCTCCCGCCCCGCATCTGTCGGAGCGGTCGGTCGCGGCACGCAACTACGCACCCCTGCAGGCCCGGACGGGCTCCCCGGCGGTCCGCATCACCTGGGTCGCGCTGAAGCTGGACCCGGAGCTCTGCCCGGAGGCCGTACGGGCGCGGGGCGGCGGACTCACCGGTGCACAGAAGTGCCTGGTCCGCACGGTCGACCAGCTGTCCAGCAGACTGACGGGGGCGGGGTTCGGTGCGACGGTGCTGACGGAGCAGGAGCTCCACTCGGCGATCGCGACGTCCGTCGGCGCCGGCCCGGAGGCGGTGGCGCGGGCCGGCCGGTCCGGAACGCCCGTGCGGCGCACCGCGGAGACCTCGCGCACCTGGCGTTGCGACGACCGGCTGCACACCACCTACCGGGTGCGCCGCTGGCCGCAGTTCGGCGCGGGCGGTGCGCCGATGCTTCAGCTGGTCGCGCTGCTCACCTCGGTGCCGGCGTCGGCCACGACCTTCAGCCTCACGCTGGGACACGCCGACCGGCAGGAGATCCCGATCACCGGGCACATTCGGATCACCGGTTGCGGCGAGGAGGAACTGATCGCCGCCCGGACCGAGTTGGAGCGCACCGCGCGCGGGGTGAAGACCTCGCTGGTGCGGCTCGACCGCGAACAGTTGCCCGGCGTGCTCGCCACCCTTCCGCTCGGGGGTACCCGCTGA